A genomic region of Mesobacillus jeotgali contains the following coding sequences:
- a CDS encoding phosphatidate cytidylyltransferase — MKQRIITAVIAAAVFLPIVIFGGWPFIAMVYLIASVALYEALKMKQIKLFSVPGILSLLLLWIFLIPDQYSGFLKEIDYTKLELFFLGVLLFLTYTVITKNRFTFEEVAFSIMSTLYVGLGFYFFIETREASLTFVFYSLFIIWATDSGAYFIGRAIGKHKLWPEISPNKTTEGFFGGIVSALVVAVLFSMFGDMKVPTLILLMATAFLSVFGQVGDLVESALKRHYNVKDSGNILPGHGGMLDRFDSLLFVWPLIHLFHLL, encoded by the coding sequence ATGAAGCAAAGAATCATTACAGCAGTCATAGCAGCAGCTGTTTTTCTTCCAATCGTTATTTTTGGAGGCTGGCCATTTATTGCGATGGTTTACCTAATCGCTTCCGTAGCATTATACGAAGCACTCAAGATGAAGCAAATAAAGCTTTTCTCCGTTCCGGGGATTCTTTCTTTGTTATTATTATGGATTTTCTTGATTCCAGACCAATATAGTGGCTTTCTAAAGGAAATTGATTATACAAAACTTGAGCTTTTCTTTCTTGGAGTGCTTTTATTTTTGACATATACGGTCATAACTAAAAATCGCTTCACTTTTGAGGAAGTAGCTTTTTCAATCATGTCTACACTTTATGTCGGACTTGGTTTTTATTTCTTCATTGAAACAAGAGAAGCAAGCTTAACATTTGTGTTTTATTCACTTTTCATTATATGGGCTACCGATTCAGGAGCCTATTTTATCGGACGTGCAATTGGCAAACATAAGCTTTGGCCTGAAATCAGTCCGAACAAGACAACAGAGGGCTTTTTTGGCGGAATAGTTTCTGCCCTTGTTGTTGCTGTGCTGTTCAGTATGTTTGGAGATATGAAAGTACCGACATTAATCCTTCTAATGGCGACTGCATTTTTGTCTGTGTTCGGCCAAGTAGGGGATCTTGTCGAGTCAGCACTGAAACGTCATTATAATGTTAAGGACTCCGGGAATATTCTTCCTGGCCATGGCGGCATGCTTGACCGCTTTGACAGCTTGCTGTTTGTCTGGCCGTTGATTCATTTATTCCATTTGTTATAA
- the dxr gene encoding 1-deoxy-D-xylulose-5-phosphate reductoisomerase produces MKRISLLGATGSIGIQTLDVIREHPEEFKLVSMSAGRNVELTRKIITEFLPELVSVQDKDDAERLKADFPQVKVVHGLEGLEEAAVFHKADILVNAVLGSVGLSPTLEAIRSGKKIAIANKETLVTAGHIVMEEAKRYNVPILPVDSEHSAIFQALQGEKEKNIERLILTASGGSFRDRTREELQGVTKTDALNHPNWSMGAKITIDSATMMNKGLEVIEAHWLFSLPYDDISVILHRESIIHSMVEFHDTSIMAQLGTPDMKVPIQYALTYPDRLPLVSGKRLNLAEVGRLHFTEMDFDRFRCLKFAYEAGRAGGTLPAVMNAANEAAVAAFLDDRITFLQIEDLIEKAMETHSIIENPDLKTIQEVDKETRMYVKSLL; encoded by the coding sequence GTGAAAAGAATCAGTTTGTTGGGAGCGACAGGATCGATAGGAATCCAAACGCTTGATGTAATCAGGGAGCATCCTGAAGAGTTCAAGCTTGTATCGATGTCTGCCGGCAGGAACGTGGAACTTACCAGGAAGATCATAACTGAATTTTTGCCAGAACTGGTTTCTGTGCAAGACAAAGACGATGCTGAACGGTTAAAGGCAGATTTTCCACAAGTGAAGGTTGTGCATGGACTGGAAGGTCTCGAGGAGGCTGCAGTTTTTCATAAGGCGGATATACTTGTAAATGCAGTTCTCGGGAGTGTTGGGTTAAGCCCAACACTGGAGGCAATCAGATCGGGGAAAAAGATTGCGATTGCGAATAAAGAAACACTGGTTACTGCAGGCCATATCGTGATGGAAGAGGCAAAGCGGTATAATGTGCCGATCCTTCCTGTTGACAGTGAGCACTCGGCAATTTTTCAGGCCTTGCAGGGAGAAAAAGAAAAAAATATTGAGAGACTGATCCTCACGGCATCGGGAGGAAGCTTCAGAGATCGGACCAGAGAAGAGCTGCAGGGCGTTACAAAAACAGATGCATTAAACCACCCAAACTGGTCGATGGGAGCAAAAATTACAATTGATTCTGCAACCATGATGAATAAAGGGTTAGAAGTCATTGAAGCGCATTGGCTATTCTCTCTTCCTTATGATGATATTTCTGTCATCCTCCATCGCGAAAGTATCATTCATTCGATGGTAGAATTCCATGACACGAGTATTATGGCCCAATTGGGAACACCGGATATGAAAGTGCCAATTCAATATGCTCTTACATACCCAGACAGGCTCCCGTTAGTTTCAGGAAAAAGACTTAATCTGGCGGAAGTTGGCCGGCTTCATTTTACAGAAATGGATTTCGACCGGTTTCGCTGCCTGAAGTTTGCTTATGAAGCAGGTCGGGCGGGTGGCACTTTGCCGGCGGTCATGAATGCTGCAAATGAAGCAGCGGTAGCCGCCTTTTTGGACGACAGAATCACTTTCCTCCAAATTGAAGACTTGATAGAGAAAGCAATGGAAACCCATAGCATCATAGAAAATCCTGACCTTAAAACGATTCAAGAGGTTGACAAAGAGACAAGAATGTATGTAAAGTCACTACTATAA
- the rseP gene encoding RIP metalloprotease RseP: MNTVIAFIVIFGALVFFHELGHLIFAKRAGILCREFAIGFGPKVFSFKKNETTYTIRLLPIGGFVRMAGEDPEMIEIKPGHRIGLLFNKSEEVQKIILNNKEKFPDARIVEVERADIEHELFIKGYEEGEDDSKLTTFPISKTAVLVENGVETQIAPFDRQFGSKTLGQRTMAIFAGPMMNFILAMVIFIILALFQGIPSNEPELGKLTPDGSALKAGLQEGDVVNSIEGSEVSSWQDVVEIIRKNPGNELDFSIVRDGESMEVPVTPATQDVEGEKIGLIGVYNPVEKSPLKSLTYGVKETYFWTVEIFSMLGKLLTGQFSIDALSGPVGIYVSTDTVAKSGIFYLMKWAAILSINLGIMNLLPFPALDGGRLTFFAVEALRGKPIDKQKEGMVHFVGFALLMLLMLVVTWNDIQRFFL, encoded by the coding sequence TTGAATACAGTTATTGCCTTTATCGTCATTTTTGGCGCCCTGGTTTTCTTTCATGAACTTGGGCACTTGATTTTCGCTAAACGAGCAGGTATCCTCTGCCGTGAATTTGCAATTGGATTCGGTCCAAAGGTCTTTTCTTTTAAGAAGAATGAAACGACTTATACCATCCGCCTCCTTCCAATTGGAGGGTTTGTCAGAATGGCTGGCGAAGATCCTGAAATGATTGAGATCAAGCCTGGGCATAGAATAGGTTTGCTTTTTAACAAGAGTGAAGAAGTTCAAAAAATCATTCTGAATAATAAGGAAAAGTTTCCTGATGCACGAATAGTTGAAGTGGAAAGAGCCGATATTGAACACGAACTTTTTATTAAAGGTTATGAAGAAGGGGAAGACGACAGCAAGCTGACAACCTTCCCAATTAGTAAAACGGCAGTCCTTGTTGAAAATGGGGTAGAGACGCAGATTGCTCCATTTGACAGGCAATTCGGTTCCAAGACGCTTGGGCAAAGAACAATGGCAATCTTCGCTGGACCTATGATGAACTTTATCCTGGCGATGGTGATCTTCATCATACTTGCTTTGTTCCAGGGAATCCCTTCGAACGAACCTGAGTTGGGTAAGCTTACTCCAGATGGAAGTGCACTCAAAGCAGGACTTCAAGAAGGGGATGTTGTCAACAGCATTGAGGGGTCTGAAGTTTCCAGCTGGCAGGATGTTGTGGAAATCATTCGAAAGAATCCAGGAAATGAACTGGACTTCTCGATTGTGCGTGACGGAGAGAGTATGGAGGTTCCCGTTACACCTGCAACACAAGATGTTGAAGGGGAGAAAATCGGATTGATCGGTGTATACAACCCTGTGGAAAAGTCACCGCTAAAGTCGCTTACCTACGGTGTGAAGGAAACATATTTCTGGACAGTAGAAATCTTTTCAATGCTAGGCAAACTTCTGACCGGCCAATTTTCGATAGATGCATTATCAGGACCGGTGGGCATTTATGTTTCCACTGACACGGTTGCCAAATCCGGTATCTTCTATCTGATGAAATGGGCCGCGATCCTGAGCATCAACCTGGGAATCATGAATCTCCTGCCATTCCCGGCACTTGATGGCGGCAGGTTGACCTTCTTTGCGGTTGAAGCGCTAAGAGGAAAACCAATCGACAAGCAAAAGGAAGGAATGGTCCACTTTGTTGGCTTCGCATTATTAATGCTGCTGATGCTAGTGGTAACCTGGAATGATATTCAAAGATTCTTCCTGTAA